One Paraburkholderia phytofirmans OLGA172 genomic window carries:
- a CDS encoding lysozyme inhibitor LprI family protein has protein sequence MRIVKSLLGVDRWRRAFGALALTSAMSAAVLGAVLAATLGVTPSAAHAEAAAADPIDASMRTCLARSDMSSTAGQVQCMDNARIGWKAALDGAWQQLQTKLPPAQRKQWDKSQTSWQASRDAEKPLLSAVFATTHGSMYELAEADIQLQPVRDRALALRSAAAKLSAGGDPPRRPRACTEDAQCEHAMFDLNRYYRRLQAKMPVRSRATLTRAQKAWSAYLIATTPLIDERGRIDIIGARVATIKRLSETVGND, from the coding sequence ATGCGGATAGTGAAGTCCCTGCTGGGCGTTGACCGCTGGCGGCGCGCGTTTGGCGCGCTGGCCCTGACGTCGGCGATGTCGGCGGCGGTGCTAGGCGCGGTGCTTGCTGCGACGCTCGGCGTGACGCCCTCGGCGGCGCATGCCGAAGCCGCCGCCGCCGATCCGATCGACGCGTCGATGCGCACCTGTCTGGCGCGCAGCGACATGTCGTCGACGGCGGGGCAGGTGCAGTGCATGGACAACGCGCGGATCGGCTGGAAGGCCGCGTTAGACGGCGCGTGGCAGCAGCTTCAGACGAAGCTGCCGCCCGCGCAGCGCAAGCAGTGGGACAAGAGTCAGACCAGCTGGCAAGCCTCGCGCGATGCCGAGAAGCCCTTGCTGAGTGCGGTGTTCGCAACCACGCACGGCTCGATGTATGAACTCGCCGAAGCCGATATTCAATTGCAGCCGGTGCGTGACCGCGCGCTGGCGCTGCGCAGCGCGGCGGCGAAGCTCAGCGCGGGGGGCGATCCGCCGCGTCGTCCGCGAGCCTGTACCGAGGACGCGCAATGCGAACACGCGATGTTCGATCTGAACCGCTACTACCGCCGCTTGCAGGCGAAGATGCCGGTGCGCTCGCGCGCTACACTCACGCGCGCACAAAAGGCCTGGAGCGCGTATCTCATCGCGACCACGCCGTTGATCGATGAGCGTGGGCGCATCGATATCATTGGCGCACGAGTGGCCACGATCAAGCGCTTGTCGGAGACGGTGGGCAACGACTGA
- a CDS encoding arginine/lysine/ornithine decarboxylase produces MKFRFPVVIIDEDFRSENISGSGIRALAEAIEKEGAEVLGLTSYGDLTSFAQQSSRASCFILSIDDDELLPYVENVVVDGETPELAAAIVALRAFVTEVRRRNADIPIFLYGETRTSRHLPNDILRELHGFIHMFEDTPEFVARHIIRETKVYLDSLAPPFFKELVQYADEGSYSWHCPGHSGGVAFLKSPLGQMFHQFFGENMLRADVCNAVDELGQLLDHTGPVAASERNAARIFSADHVFFVTNGTSTSNKIVWHGTVAPGDIVLVDRNCHKSILHAITMTGAIPVFLTPTRNNFGIIGPIPRSEFEPENIKKKILANPFAREALARNPELKPRILTITQSTYDGVIYNVEMIKEMLGDWLDTLHFDEAWLPHAEFHEFYQDMHAIGAGRPRIGALVFATHSTHKLLAGISQASQIVVQDSKNSRFDKHRFNEAYLMHTSTSPQYAIIASCDVAAAMMEAPGGTALVEESIAEALDFRRAMSKVDAEYGDDWFFKVWGPDQFAEEGIGSREDWMLRPNDAWHGFGPLAEGFNMLDPIKATIVTPGLDMDGGFGESGIPAAIVTKYLAEHGIIVEKTGLYSFFIMFTIGITKGRWNSMVTELQQFKDDYDNNQPLWRVLPEFVSHHPMYERVGLRDLCEQIHSVYRANDIARLTTEMYLSSMEPAMKPSDAFAKLAHREIDRVPIDELEGRVTSILLTPYPPGIPLLIPGERFNKTIVNYLRFAREFNARFPGFHTDIHGLVGETINGRIEYFVDCVRA; encoded by the coding sequence ATGAAGTTTCGTTTTCCCGTCGTCATCATCGACGAAGATTTTCGCTCCGAGAACATCTCGGGTTCCGGCATCCGGGCTTTGGCCGAAGCTATCGAGAAAGAAGGCGCGGAAGTGCTCGGGCTGACGAGCTATGGCGATCTGACTTCGTTCGCGCAGCAGTCGAGCCGCGCCTCATGCTTCATCCTGTCGATCGACGACGATGAACTGCTGCCGTACGTCGAGAACGTGGTGGTGGACGGCGAGACGCCGGAACTGGCCGCCGCGATCGTCGCATTGCGCGCGTTCGTGACCGAAGTGCGCCGCCGCAACGCCGATATTCCGATCTTCCTGTACGGCGAAACGCGCACTTCGCGCCACCTGCCGAACGACATCCTGCGCGAACTGCACGGCTTCATCCACATGTTCGAGGACACGCCGGAATTCGTCGCGCGCCATATCATCCGCGAGACCAAGGTGTATCTGGATTCGCTCGCGCCGCCGTTCTTCAAGGAGCTGGTGCAGTACGCGGACGAAGGCTCCTATTCGTGGCATTGCCCGGGGCACTCGGGCGGCGTCGCGTTCCTGAAGAGCCCGCTTGGCCAGATGTTCCACCAGTTCTTCGGCGAGAACATGCTGCGCGCCGACGTGTGTAACGCCGTCGACGAACTCGGCCAGCTGCTCGACCACACGGGTCCGGTCGCAGCATCGGAGCGCAACGCCGCGCGCATTTTCAGTGCCGACCACGTGTTCTTCGTGACCAACGGCACGTCGACCTCGAACAAGATTGTCTGGCATGGCACGGTTGCGCCGGGCGACATCGTGCTGGTGGACCGCAACTGCCACAAGTCGATCCTGCACGCGATCACCATGACCGGCGCGATTCCGGTGTTTCTCACGCCGACGCGTAATAACTTCGGCATCATTGGCCCGATTCCGCGCAGCGAATTCGAGCCGGAGAACATCAAGAAGAAGATCCTGGCGAATCCGTTCGCGCGCGAAGCGTTGGCCAGGAATCCGGAACTGAAGCCACGCATCCTGACCATCACGCAGAGCACCTACGACGGCGTGATCTACAACGTCGAGATGATCAAGGAAATGCTCGGCGATTGGCTCGATACGCTGCACTTCGACGAAGCGTGGCTGCCGCACGCGGAATTCCACGAGTTCTATCAGGACATGCATGCGATCGGTGCGGGCCGTCCGCGCATCGGCGCGCTGGTGTTCGCGACGCACTCCACGCACAAGCTGCTGGCCGGTATTTCGCAGGCTTCGCAGATCGTCGTGCAGGATTCGAAGAATAGCCGCTTCGACAAGCATCGCTTCAATGAAGCGTATCTGATGCACACGTCCACCAGCCCGCAGTACGCGATCATCGCCTCGTGCGACGTGGCCGCGGCCATGATGGAAGCGCCGGGCGGCACGGCACTCGTTGAAGAGTCGATTGCCGAGGCGCTCGACTTCCGCCGCGCGATGAGCAAGGTCGACGCCGAGTACGGCGACGACTGGTTCTTCAAGGTGTGGGGCCCGGACCAGTTCGCCGAAGAAGGCATCGGCTCGCGCGAAGACTGGATGCTGCGCCCGAACGACGCGTGGCACGGTTTCGGCCCGCTCGCCGAAGGCTTCAACATGCTCGACCCGATCAAGGCGACCATCGTCACGCCGGGTCTGGATATGGACGGCGGCTTCGGCGAGTCCGGCATTCCGGCTGCGATCGTCACGAAGTACCTGGCCGAGCACGGCATCATCGTCGAGAAGACCGGGCTGTATTCGTTCTTCATCATGTTCACGATCGGCATCACCAAGGGCCGTTGGAACTCGATGGTGACTGAGTTGCAGCAGTTCAAGGACGACTACGACAACAACCAGCCGCTGTGGCGCGTGCTGCCCGAATTCGTCTCGCATCATCCGATGTACGAGCGTGTCGGTCTGCGCGATCTGTGCGAGCAGATCCACAGCGTGTATCGCGCGAACGACATTGCGCGCCTGACAACCGAGATGTACCTGTCGAGCATGGAGCCGGCAATGAAGCCGTCGGATGCATTCGCCAAGCTCGCGCACCGCGAGATCGACCGGGTACCGATCGACGAACTCGAAGGCCGCGTCACATCGATCCTGTTGACGCCGTATCCGCCGGGCATTCCGTTGCTGATTCCGGGCGAGCGCTTCAACAAGACCATCGTCAACTATCTACGTTTCGCGCGCGAGTTCAACGCGCGCTTCCCGGGTTTCCACACGGATATCCACGGGCTTGTCGGCGAAACCATCAACGGGCGCATCGAATACTTCGTCGATTGCGTGCGCGCCTGA
- the dcd gene encoding dCTP deaminase → MTIKSDKWIRRMAESHNMIEPFAPDQVRVSEDGRKIVSYGTSSYGYDIRCADEFKIFTNINSTIVDPKNFDEKSFVDFKGDVCIIPPNSFALARTVEYFRIPRSVLTVCLGKSTYARCGIIVNVTPFEPEWEGHVTLEFSNTTPLPAKIYANEGVAQVLFFESDEICETSYADRGGKYQGQHGVTLPKT, encoded by the coding sequence ATGACTATCAAATCCGACAAGTGGATCCGGCGCATGGCCGAGTCGCACAATATGATCGAGCCGTTTGCGCCGGATCAGGTCCGCGTCTCCGAAGACGGCCGGAAGATTGTCAGCTACGGTACATCGAGCTACGGCTACGACATCCGCTGCGCCGACGAATTCAAGATCTTCACTAACATCAACTCGACCATTGTCGATCCGAAGAACTTCGACGAGAAATCGTTTGTCGACTTCAAGGGCGATGTCTGCATCATCCCGCCGAATTCGTTCGCGCTGGCCCGCACCGTCGAGTATTTCCGTATTCCGCGCAGCGTCCTGACCGTGTGTCTGGGCAAATCCACGTATGCGCGTTGCGGGATCATCGTCAACGTGACGCCGTTCGAGCCGGAATGGGAAGGGCACGTTACGCTCGAATTCTCGAATACGACACCTTTGCCTGCGAAAATCTACGCGAACGAAGGCGTCGCTCAAGTGCTGTTTTTCGAAAGCGACGAGATTTGTGAAACGTCGTACGCGGATCGCGGCGGCAAATATCAAGGTCAGCACGGCGTCACGTTGCCCAAGACCTGA